The sequence below is a genomic window from Chloroflexota bacterium.
TCAGTCGCTTATTGGTCGCCACGGGCAAGGCTGGCGCAGCCTCATCGACGCGTGCCAGGCCGGATGCAAGCGCCAGCACCAGCCAGAATGTCACGGACGATGCCGTCAGATCGAAGGTGAACTGCATGTCGGCTATGTGTGCTGCCACAGCCGCCGCCAGCGCCGTCCATGCCAGCGGGTTCGCGTTCCAGTAACGGTGAAGCAGGATCGTGAATGCGATTAGCACCCATGCGAACGCAAACAGGCCGACGACGCCGGAAGACAGGGCCGCATCGAGCCAGAGATTGTGCGCGCGATCGACGGCGGCCTGCCGTCCCTGGTAATACACCAACTGGGGCGGGTAGACCCGGGCGAACACCGAACGAAACGTTTCCGGCCCGTAGCCGCTGGCCGGCCGCGCCGCCACCAGGGGCATCGCGGCATCCCAGATCGTCAAGCGTGCCGCGGTCGAGCCGCCATCGGCGCGCACCACGGCAGGCCAACTACCGTGCATCGCCAGACCGGCAAGCGGCGTGCCGAACGCAGCCATGAGCACGACAGCCGGCACCGCCAGCGGCGCACGCCGAGGCGCCAGCCATGCCAATATGCCAACGAGCGCGGCGACGGCCAGCCCGAGCCATGCGGCGCGGGCATCGGTGAGCAGCAGCACCAGGAGTTGACCAGCCAGTAGAGGGCGCGGCCACCAGCGTCGCCAGCCAACCGCCCGCTGCAACGATGCCGCGTGCCAAAGTGTCAGCGGCATGACCAGAACGAGGTAGGAGCCGAGCAGATTCGAGCGGCCAATCGTTGCCAGAAGCGCTGAGCGCGAGTCGGTCTGCCAGGGAAGCGGGTCCAGATGTGCGGCCTGAATCAACCCATAGGCTACGACAAGCACGGAGCCGCCGACCAGTGCCGCTCGCAGACGATCAACCGCGTCGGGCGTGCGCATCGATGCCGCTGCCGCGAGAAACACCATGAGGTAGGCCAACAGCGTGATCAGCCCCTGCTGGCGCTCGTAAAGGCCCAGCAGGCTGACACGCGTATCAACCGAGGAGAACGTTGAAAACAGCGCCGCAGCGCCCAATGCCAGCGCGGGTGCAGCGAGCGGCGGCAGTTTGGGAAAGCGTGTCAGACCAGACACCAGGGCGGGCAGGCCGAGCACGATGAGCACAAGCGCGGCGGCGCGTACAAACGCGGCCTTGGGGAGTTCGAACGCGCTGCCACCCCACGGATTGATCAAGACGGGTACGACGATCGCCGTTAGCAGGCAGACACCTTCCGCCAGTTGAGCATGCCGTGAGAACGCTCCCACTGCGGTTGCCGGCCAACCAGGTTGGTGCTCCGTCACGATCTGTGACCTCCGTACAGAGCCATTGTACTCCATTTTGGCGGGATCCGCAGGCGCATGGCCGTCATGCCAGGATCTGTGCCATTTCGGCATTGACAGCGCTCGCGCACGCAGAGTAGAATCAGGGTGCAGACCAATCCCGACAGGAGAACCCTATGCGCCCCAACAAGCTTCGTGAACTGCTCAAAGCCGGCAAGCCGACGCTCGGCACGCATCTGTTCAGCACGTGGCCCACCACGGTCGAGGTCGTCGGCCATTCGGACATGTTCGACTACGTCGAGTTTTGCGCCGAGTACGCGCCGTTCAACCTCTACACTCTCGACGACTTCTGCCGCGCCGCCGAGCTTTACAACCTCGGCGCCATGATCAAGGTGGACCAGGAGCCGCGCGGGTTCATCACCCAGCGCGCAATCGGCTCCGGTTTCCAGTCGGTCCTGTTCGCCGACATCCGTTCGGTGGAGGATGCGCGCGCCGCGGTGCGCTCCGCGCGCCCGGAGACGCCCACCGACGACGGTACCTACGGCGTCGCCATGCGCCGCAATGCGATGATGTCGTACGGCGGCACTGAGGAGTACGTCCAGGCGCTGCGCGATGTGGTCGTGGTCTTCATGATCGAAAAGAAGAGCGCCGTGGATCACCTCGAAGAAATCCTTTCGGTCGGCGGCGTGGACATGGTGCAGTGGGGCCCGGCCGACTACAGCATGTCGAGCGGGCGCATCGGCGGATTTCTGCGCAATGACCCGGAGATCAAGGCCGCGGAGAAACGAGTCATCGAGGCCTGCCTGCGCCTCGGCATCCCGCCACGCGCGGAGATCAACACGCCCGACCAGGCGCAAGCCTACCTCGATATGGGCGTCCGGCACTTCTGCATCGGCTGGGACCTGACGGTATTGTACAGTTGGATGCGCGGTAACGGCGAAGCGATGCGCAAGATTCTGGAAAAGGTATAACACCAAGACCCGAAGGGTCGCAATGACCCTTCGGGGTTGTTGTCACTGCTGCTCGTACGCCTCCATCGGCGTCTGCTGCTGGCCGCCCCAGTCCCAGAACCAGTAGGCCAGCATCTTATATGCGCCCCACCGGCCAAAGACCGCTTCGACCTCTTTGGGGCCGACCGGCTTGCCAGCATAGAAACCTTTGGATACGTTGCTCACCGCTTCGGTGTCCACGCCGATGTAATCGTACCGTCCGAGGATGCCGAGCATCATCGCCGCCGCATACGGACCGATGCCGGGCAACACCAGCAGTGATTTGCGCACCTGCTCGGTCGGCCGAGCGCGGTCGGCCAGCGAGTCGAGATCGATTGCACCCGCAGTCACACCGCGCGCGAGTTGTAGCAGATACGGCGCGCGGTAGCCGATGCCGAGCTTGCGCAGCGTGGTCTCGCGCGAGCGCGCGATCGTCGCAGGAAGCGGAAACGCCTTGCGCGCCGGGTCGGACGCCAGCGGCGCGCCATACCGATCAACCAGCGCCGTCACTAGCCGTTTCGTCCCGCCCCACTGGATGTTGGTCGTCATCATCACCTTGACGATATCCTCCCAGATCGACGGCGAGCGCAAGTAGCGCCCCTGTGCCTTGACGCGGCAGTGCGCCAGTTTCGGCTCGCGATCGGTCAGCGCGTAGAACTCGCTGAAGTCGGCGTCGAGCATCAGCATCCAAGTCGCGCGCGCGGCGATCTCACGCTGGGCAGCCTGCGCCATCCGCCCGGCCGACTCGACCTCAACGCCATCGCCCAACGCGCGCACTTGTAGCGCCACCACCCGCGCGTCGGAAAGCCGATCAACCACGTGCAGCGTCTGCGCCTCCGGGTCGAAGCGCCATGGCGCCAACTGGTACCATCCGTGTGAATGGACAACCGAGTGGAAGTTGAACGGTTGCCGTGCGGACAGTTGCAGCTTCATGCGGTGAACCCCGTGCGCGCCACGCGTTCCGCGGCCAGCCGTGTCGCATGATAGAGCGCCTGCGCCGCCAAGCCGATATCGGACGGCTCGACGTACTCGGCCGGCGAGTGGCTGACGCCGCCGCGGCAGCGCACAAACAGCATGGCCGGTTCGGTGATGCGCGCCATGATCTGCGCGTCGTGCCCTGCCCCGCTCGGCAGGCGCACAGCCGGCGCGCCCGCCATCTCACATGCCGTGGATACCAATTCGATCATGTCCGGCGCGATCGGCACCGGTGCGGCGCGCAGCCGGTCGCTGATGCTGACCATCAGCCCGCGCAACGAGGCGATGCGTTCAATTTCGTGGCGGAGCGACGTCTCGGTCAGGTCCCGCGTTTCGATCTGGATGTCGCGCACGTCGAAGTGCATCGTCACCTCGCCCGCGATCACGTTGCTCACGTTGGGCGACACGGCGATATGTCCAACAGTGGCGACGGCGGTCGGCGAGCAGGCGCGCGCGATCCGCTCGGCGGCGAGGATCATCTGCGCCGCGCCCGCCAGCGCGTCACGCCGCGCCTCGCCCATCGGTGTCGCCCCGGCGTGGTCGGCGCGGCCGCTGATCTGCACGCGCAGGCCAAGCGTCCCGGCGATGCCGGTCACCGCCCCCAACGCCACACCGCGCCCTTCGAGCACCGCTCCCTGCTCGATGTGCAGTTCGAGGTATGCGCCAATCTCGCCAGGCTGGCGTGCCGCGCCCGGCAGACGCGCTGGATCAAGCCCATAGGCGCGCAGCGCGTCGGGGACCGTCACCCCATCGTCATCACCGCGGTCCAGAAACTCCGGGTCGAGCGTGCCGGTCATGTTCCAACTGCCAAAGAAGCCACCTTTGAACCGCGCGCCGTCCTCGTCGGTGAACGAGACGACCTCCAGGGCTGGCAGCAGTTCGACGCCGTCCTCGCGCAGGGCGTGCGCGACCTCGATGCCGGCCAGCACGCCGAGCGCGCCGTCGTAGCGGCCGCCGTTGACGACCGTGTCGATGTGCGAGCCGAGCATGACGCACGGCATTCCCATCGCCAGGCTTTCGCGCCGCCCGATGATGTTGGCCGCCGCGTCCAGGCGCGTGGTAAGCCCCGCCTCCTCCATCCAGCCGCGCACCAGCGTTTCGGCGGCGCGCAGTTCGGGCGTAAACGCCAAACGCGTGACGCCGCCGTCGGCCGTCGCGCCGACTTCGGCGAGGCGCATGACGTGCGCCATCAGGCGATCTAGATTAATTGGCACGCTTCCTCCGGAAGAAATCTCAAATCCCAAATCCCAACCGCATATGCGCTACGTCCCTATGACAATGGAGCAGGATATGGGAGTCGAAGTTTGGGATTTGGGGCTTGGGATTTGTGATTTGCTTTAGCTGTCTTCCAACTCAAATACGATATCCTGCGCCCCTTCCCATAGCACCCGGCGCCCGGCCTCCTTGAGACGATCCTGCCCTGCGACGATCGTCAGAAAGTGGTTGCCCGCCAGTTGGCCGAGCTTGCTGGCGAACTGTGTCGCGCCGTACGGGAATAGGATCTCCGTCTCGCTGTACCCGCCCGGGTAGAACAAAATCTCGCCCGGCGCGGGATAGCTCGTCGCGTTCTCGAACCCGACCCCGAGCTTGAAATCGCCGAGCGGAATCCACGCCGATTCTCCGCTCCAGCGCGCCTGAAT
It includes:
- a CDS encoding O-antigen ligase family protein; translated protein: MTEHQPGWPATAVGAFSRHAQLAEGVCLLTAIVVPVLINPWGGSAFELPKAAFVRAAALVLIVLGLPALVSGLTRFPKLPPLAAPALALGAAALFSTFSSVDTRVSLLGLYERQQGLITLLAYLMVFLAAAASMRTPDAVDRLRAALVGGSVLVVAYGLIQAAHLDPLPWQTDSRSALLATIGRSNLLGSYLVLVMPLTLWHAASLQRAVGWRRWWPRPLLAGQLLVLLLTDARAAWLGLAVAALVGILAWLAPRRAPLAVPAVVLMAAFGTPLAGLAMHGSWPAVVRADGGSTAARLTIWDAAMPLVAARPASGYGPETFRSVFARVYPPQLVYYQGRQAAVDRAHNLWLDAALSSGVVGLFAFAWVLIAFTILLHRYWNANPLAWTALAAAVAAHIADMQFTFDLTASSVTFWLVLALASGLARVDEAAPALPVATNKRLTLWMGLSAALGLWLIWSVCVRPVLADAAYWQSHQRGAPIDARLAFAANAVSLWPLEPEYRMGHAAALLEAGRVAEADAELDAAGQQNPGDVRNIIQRGSLVAIWSNGSPERDGMAAAILSRAAMLAPTIAGVHTQIGIVLARQGQLPIAMQAFARAVDLDATDYVAYCYLGALYRHAGDEPRAQQAYQLAARWGGSYLSQLPCAQR
- a CDS encoding 2,4-dihydroxyhept-2-ene-1,7-dioic acid aldolase, whose product is MRPNKLRELLKAGKPTLGTHLFSTWPTTVEVVGHSDMFDYVEFCAEYAPFNLYTLDDFCRAAELYNLGAMIKVDQEPRGFITQRAIGSGFQSVLFADIRSVEDARAAVRSARPETPTDDGTYGVAMRRNAMMSYGGTEEYVQALRDVVVVFMIEKKSAVDHLEEILSVGGVDMVQWGPADYSMSSGRIGGFLRNDPEIKAAEKRVIEACLRLGIPPRAEINTPDQAQAYLDMGVRHFCIGWDLTVLYSWMRGNGEAMRKILEKV
- a CDS encoding Zn-dependent hydrolase, whose amino-acid sequence is MPINLDRLMAHVMRLAEVGATADGGVTRLAFTPELRAAETLVRGWMEEAGLTTRLDAAANIIGRRESLAMGMPCVMLGSHIDTVVNGGRYDGALGVLAGIEVAHALREDGVELLPALEVVSFTDEDGARFKGGFFGSWNMTGTLDPEFLDRGDDDGVTVPDALRAYGLDPARLPGAARQPGEIGAYLELHIEQGAVLEGRGVALGAVTGIAGTLGLRVQISGRADHAGATPMGEARRDALAGAAQMILAAERIARACSPTAVATVGHIAVSPNVSNVIAGEVTMHFDVRDIQIETRDLTETSLRHEIERIASLRGLMVSISDRLRAAPVPIAPDMIELVSTACEMAGAPAVRLPSGAGHDAQIMARITEPAMLFVRCRGGVSHSPAEYVEPSDIGLAAQALYHATRLAAERVARTGFTA
- a CDS encoding DUF3830 family protein, which gives rise to MTTIRIQVADLTFKARMEEAAAPQTCAAFKAILPFKSKLIQARWSGESAWIPLGDFKLGVGFENATSYPAPGEILFYPGGYSETEILFPYGATQFASKLGQLAGNHFLTIVAGQDRLKEAGRRVLWEGAQDIVFELEDS